The genomic segment AAAAAGACAGATTCGTTAGAAGAGAATCTGTCGGAGAAGTTCTGGATGATCGTATCTTGAAAGATGCGGAACCTGCGTTAGAAGGAAAAACTTCCATGTCACTTTCTTATTCTGTGAAGAATACGAACAGGACCGTGGGAGCAAAAGTTTCCGGAATTATCGCGCGTAAATACGGATCCAAAGGTCTTCCTGGAAAACTGGAAATCATTCTGGAAGGAACTGCTGGTCAGTCCTTAGGAGCATGGCTCGTGAAAGGAGTGCAGATCACTCTCCACGGGGACGCAAACGACTATGTAGGAAAAGGACTCTGCGGTGGAACAATCGTGATCCGTAAACATAGACGTTCCAAACTGAAAGCTTATGAGAACGTGATCATCGGCAATACTTGTCTTTACGGTGCTACCTCCGGAAAACTTTTCAGCTCCGGTAGAGCTGGAGAAAGATTCGGAGTTAGAAACTCCGGAGCAGACGCAGTAGTAGGCGGAGCAGGTGACCACTTCTTAGAATACATGACAAGCGGGACTATCGTCTGTTTGGGAACAGTTGGTAAGAACATGGGTGCCGGTATGACCGGAGGAAGTGCTTACTTCTTCCAAAAGGACTGGGAATTGGAGCCTTTAATCAATAAAGAATACGTGAAAATCGTGGATCTTGAAAATGAAGATTACGATATCATAAAGTCTTTGATTACTGAACACACTAAGTTAACCGGATCTGAACTTTCAGAAGAGATCTTGAAAACTTGGGATGCTTCTAAAAAATATTTCGTGAAAGTTACTCCTAAGTAAAGTAACTCAAGAATTAGTTCTGTAAACCAAAGGGCAAGGTTGCAATGAGTTCGATGTGAATTCGAGCTTAAAAGACCTTGCCCTCTCTATGTACGGATGATAGACTGGTTTTAGCATTCGTCTTGCTGATAGGAAAGATCCGAATTGTTACGATTGCATATAATTCTGGCCTTTGTGGCAACAGCCTTGCTCTTTGCAGTCGCAGATAGACAGCAAAGGCGGGACAGAGAAGAACCTGATTTCTCTTCTTCTCCCTTACTGAGTGTGATGGAGGGAGAAATTTCCGACCACAATACTCATCCTACATTCAAGTTCTCATTTTCAGATCTCAAGGGCAGAGCTAGAGCACTATCTAAATTACGTTACATTCCACCTAAACATTCCACTACGGACTTTTTGAAAGGTCTTCCTTGGAATCAATATAAGAACATATTTTTTCGTCCTGAAAAATCGGTATGGAAGAAAGAAGGAAATCCTTTCCAATTACAGTTTTTACATCCTGGACATTTATATAATACGAATGTAAGAGTATTCGAGGTGAGAGGTGATTTTGCGAGAGAGATCCCATACGATCCTTCTTCATTCGACCTTTCTAAATTAAAAGGTGTAGGGGAACTTCCGCCTAATTTAGGTTATTCGGGATTTAAGATCCATTTTCCGATCAATACACAAGAGCATACGGACGAGTTTGCAGTTTTCCAAGGCGCAAGTTATTATAGGATCATTTCCAAAAAACAATGGTATGGGCTTTCTGCTCGAGGGATCGCAGTCAATACCGGTATGCCTTATCCGGAAGACTTTCCTTCTTTCCGGGAATTTTACGTAGTTAAACCGGATAAGACTGACTCTACGATCACTGTTTATGCTCTTTTAGATGGAAGGACTGCAACCGGCGCATACGAATTCCAGATCACTCCTGGAAAAGTTTCTGCAGTAAAAGTAAACGCAGAGGTGACTCTTAGGACAAAGGTGGATCGACTAGGGATTGCTCCTTTGACCAGTATGTATTGGTATAGTGAGACCAGAGGAATTCCTAAAGGCCAGGCTTATCCTGAATCTCATGACTCCGACGGATTATTGATCCATTCAGGAAAAGGAGAATGGATCTGGAGACCTCTGGATAATCCAAGACGTAGTACAACATATTCTTTCCCGGATGAAAATCCAAGAGGGTTCGGACTGATCCAAAGAGACAGGGAATTCCAAAATTACCAACATAGTGAGATGAAATACCAGCTCAGGCCGAGTGCTTGGGTGGAACCTGAACTTCCTTTTGGAAAAGGTTCAGTTCATCTTTTAGAAAATCCTACTATCCAAGATTCGGATGATAATATGGGAGCATACTGGATGCCGGAGCCTATTCCTCAACCCGGAACTCCATTCGATTTTTCTTATACAGTTCGTTGGCCGGATACTGATCCACTTCCTGATTCTATGGCAAAAGTGGTGGCGACTCGGATAGGTGATGCACAAGGAGAACCTGATCTGAAAATGTTCTATGTGGATTTCAAAAGTTCTTCTTTAAGTTCTTTGGATCCATTTGCATATATCCAGGCAAGAATAGACACCGGAGAAAACGCCGAATTATCCGAATATTCTGTCCAAAAGATAGAAGAGACCGGGGTATGGAGACTTACTTTCGGAGTGTATCCTAAAAATAAATTTAGGCCTTCTGATCTAAAAGCTGCATTAAGCAGAAACCAAGAGATCATTTCTGAAACATGGAATTTCGTACTTGAGCCGAACTAAGAAAAAGCAAGAAAACTTGGGCAGCTCGGTTCTTTCAGAAAAATCCGATCTCTCGAAAGAATGGGAACGTCTGGAACTTTACTTAAGAGGAATGGGGATAGAAGATAGTTTAGAGATCCATAATATTCTTTCTAATGTTTTTGAAAAATCCAAGTCCTCTGAAAAAAACATATTCGAAATTTTTAAGGAAGAAACTTCCGTCAAACTTCATCGCGATTGGGAAAGTAGTCTTCCTCCGCTTGAGCCCGGTTCTATGGTCCCTAGACCGATCGATTTTGGACCACTTGCAGATCTTGCTTCTCCTTCTGCAGAAAAACCAGAGCCCGTTGCATTGGTTTTAACAGCATTATTCTGGGCTGCAGTTTATATCTCTCTTGCATTTTGGTATTTCTCATGAACGCGGAAATTTTTCCCACTAGTATACCGGAGCCGGGTGGTATCTTAAGGGAAGCGTTCGATTCCAGGAAATTTACGTATAGAAGGTTAGGATTCGTCGGGGTTTTGGGACTTCTATCCTTATTCGGGATCTATTTAGAATATCGTTTTCTTCTAATAAACGGGATCTCTCCTTTGGAATGGGCAACACTTTTGCTTTTCTGCTTTTTATTTCCTCTATTGGCGTTCGGTGCAACTACTGCCATTTTTGGAACGATCCAAAGAATAAGGGGAGGAGATCCTACGCGTATCTCCGGTTTGATCGCCGGGCAAACAGCAAGCCCGAAGGAACTCCCACCAACCGCAGTAGTGATTCCAATCCATTGCGAAGATGTGGCGAGAGTCGCCGCAGGTTTGGAATCCATGATGAAATCCGCGGCCTCTGTTGGCTTAGGGGAAAACCTAGACTTCTTCTTATTATCCGATACGACAGATCCTGATATTTGGCTACAAGAAGAGAAGGCATTCTCCAAACTTTCCAGAAAACCGGAAACAAAGGGAAGGGTATATTACAGAAAAAGAAGGATTAACCTGAACAAAAAATCGGGGAATATCGCGGACTTTTGCAGGAGATGGGGAAGACGTTATAGATACATGATCGTTTTGGATGCGGACAGTTTAGTAACTGGCGAATGTATGCTAAACCTGATAAAACTCATGGAAGCAGTGCCTAACGCAGGTATCATACAGACAGTCCCTAAGATCATTCGAGGAAAAAGTTTATTCCAAAGATTGGCCCAATTCGGGACTTGGCTTGGAAATCCAATTTTTGGCGCAGGCTCTTATTATTGGCAGGTATTTTCAGGACCGTTTTGGGGGCATAATGCGATCGTAAGGCTAAAACCTTTTATGGAACATTGTGGTCTTCCCGGTTTGCCTGGAGAAGGTGCCATCGGTGGAAAGATACTCTCTCATGATACGGTAGAAGCTGCATTAATTAGAAAAGCCGGATATACTGTTTGGTTTGCTTATGATTTAGAAGGTTCTTACGAGGAATGTCCGCCTAATCTTCTGGAAAGTTTGAAAAGGGACAATCGTTGGTGCCAAGGAAACCTACAGCATTTCTGGTTTTTATTCGTAGGTGGACTACGGATCTCTAGTAGGATCCATATTCTTTTGGGGATACTTTCTTACGGAAGTTCTCTTCTTTGGGCATTATTACTGGTTGCGACCAGCTTTACCGTAATGGCGGATACTGATTATTACCGTCTGGCATCTATTCCGGAAGAATGGGCTCAATTCCAGGAGAGTATGTATCTTCCCGTCTTCTATGGATTACAGATTTATACTATTCTAATATTATTCATGCCTCGTATTCTTTCTTTTCTGGACGGTTTGTTTTTTCGCAGGAAAGAAAGTGGGATCGGATTTTTTTCATTTATAATTTCTTTTTTTATAGAATTTATCCAATCGGTGATCTTGGCTCCAGCGTATATGGTTCAGTATACTAGATTCCTCTGGATGACTTTCTGGAATAGAAAGATTGAATGGGGACCTCAAAACAGGGACCCGGCACAAGGGATTGATAGAATGGCCGCTGCTCGCGCATTACTTCCTCAAGCGTTCTATGGCACTGGAATTTCTATCTGGTTATTCGTTTATTATCCTGTACTTTTTTATTGGCTGCTACCAATCACAGGTGGCTGGCTTCTTTCTTATTTCTGGGGAGTATGGACTTCTTCTTCTAAACAAGGAGAAATTTGGAAAAAACGAGGATTTCTTTTAACTCCTGAAGAAACCAAACAGAATACTCTTTTGTCGGATACTGAAAATTTAGAAAAAGAATATTCCGAATTCTTGGATGGAATGGGATCAGGAAGAGGGATTTTTCTTTCCGTTGTAGATCCTTTACTATTTCGTTTTCATACTTCTCGTTTGAGATCTAGGAAAAAAGAATCAGATGCTCGTAAAAGATATATGAATGCTCTGGTTTCTAACTGGAAAGAATACGGTCCTGATTCTTTAAATTCCAAAGAGATGAACCGGATTCTTTGGGACAAACGTACTTTGAATGACCTTCATTTCTGGTTTTGGGAAACAGATCTTTCTAAAACACATCCTTGGTGGAAGGAAAGATTTTTAGAATACCAAACCAGGATACGCAAAGAACAGATCGTTTCCTGGTTTAGGTAGAACAAGTTATCTCACTGCTTTATAGATCTCTTCTCTATCCCCTTTAGAAAATACGAACTGCCAGAGTTGGATCTTTCTAGAACGAAACGCACCGGCACAGCTTAAAAGATAGAATTCCCACATACGTCTGAATCTTTCTCCGTACTTCTTCTGGATCTGATCCCATCCCTTCTCGAAATTATTATACCAAGCCATAAGTGTCTTATCATAATCAGGGCCGAAATTATGAAGATCTTCTAATACAAAGAGGCTTTCGCTCGCCTTAGTGATCTGTGCCGCGGAAGGTAGATGTGAATTCGGAAAGATATATTTTTCGATCCATCTATCCGTTACCTTATTGGAACTGTTGGACCCTATCGTATGAAGCAAAAATAATCCCTTCTTCTTTAAAGATCTATAAACTATTTCCATATAGGTCCTGTAATTCTTATAACCTACATGTTCCATTTGCCCTACGGAAAGGATAGAATCGAAATTATCTTTCAGATCTCGATAGTCCTTAAATTCGTATTTTATATTTAGATCTTTGGATCTTTCTTCAGCAAGTGCCAATTGTTCTTTCG from the Leptospira andrefontaineae genome contains:
- a CDS encoding glucan biosynthesis protein, with amino-acid sequence MLFAVADRQQRRDREEPDFSSSPLLSVMEGEISDHNTHPTFKFSFSDLKGRARALSKLRYIPPKHSTTDFLKGLPWNQYKNIFFRPEKSVWKKEGNPFQLQFLHPGHLYNTNVRVFEVRGDFAREIPYDPSSFDLSKLKGVGELPPNLGYSGFKIHFPINTQEHTDEFAVFQGASYYRIISKKQWYGLSARGIAVNTGMPYPEDFPSFREFYVVKPDKTDSTITVYALLDGRTATGAYEFQITPGKVSAVKVNAEVTLRTKVDRLGIAPLTSMYWYSETRGIPKGQAYPESHDSDGLLIHSGKGEWIWRPLDNPRRSTTYSFPDENPRGFGLIQRDREFQNYQHSEMKYQLRPSAWVEPELPFGKGSVHLLENPTIQDSDDNMGAYWMPEPIPQPGTPFDFSYTVRWPDTDPLPDSMAKVVATRIGDAQGEPDLKMFYVDFKSSSLSSLDPFAYIQARIDTGENAELSEYSVQKIEETGVWRLTFGVYPKNKFRPSDLKAALSRNQEIISETWNFVLEPN
- the mdoH gene encoding glucans biosynthesis glucosyltransferase MdoH produces the protein MNAEIFPTSIPEPGGILREAFDSRKFTYRRLGFVGVLGLLSLFGIYLEYRFLLINGISPLEWATLLLFCFLFPLLAFGATTAIFGTIQRIRGGDPTRISGLIAGQTASPKELPPTAVVIPIHCEDVARVAAGLESMMKSAASVGLGENLDFFLLSDTTDPDIWLQEEKAFSKLSRKPETKGRVYYRKRRINLNKKSGNIADFCRRWGRRYRYMIVLDADSLVTGECMLNLIKLMEAVPNAGIIQTVPKIIRGKSLFQRLAQFGTWLGNPIFGAGSYYWQVFSGPFWGHNAIVRLKPFMEHCGLPGLPGEGAIGGKILSHDTVEAALIRKAGYTVWFAYDLEGSYEECPPNLLESLKRDNRWCQGNLQHFWFLFVGGLRISSRIHILLGILSYGSSLLWALLLVATSFTVMADTDYYRLASIPEEWAQFQESMYLPVFYGLQIYTILILFMPRILSFLDGLFFRRKESGIGFFSFIISFFIEFIQSVILAPAYMVQYTRFLWMTFWNRKIEWGPQNRDPAQGIDRMAAARALLPQAFYGTGISIWLFVYYPVLFYWLLPITGGWLLSYFWGVWTSSSKQGEIWKKRGFLLTPEETKQNTLLSDTENLEKEYSEFLDGMGSGRGIFLSVVDPLLFRFHTSRLRSRKKESDARKRYMNALVSNWKEYGPDSLNSKEMNRILWDKRTLNDLHFWFWETDLSKTHPWWKERFLEYQTRIRKEQIVSWFR